A window of Hordeum vulgare subsp. vulgare chromosome 5H, MorexV3_pseudomolecules_assembly, whole genome shotgun sequence genomic DNA:
ACGGACAGCGTGGACTTTGTCAGCACTAAACTATGCAGCCAGCATCCACAACTTGTCCTTCAAGTACTACTCCAAGTCTGCAAGTGCAGTGCAATGCAAGTATACTCTCCTTGTCTCCGTTGACACTGACACTGACAGGATGACGAACTGGCCTGCGTCATGGCATAAACACACCATGGCTTCTGAGTTTCTGACTCTCACCTATAAAAAGCTGCATCACACGCCGGTTCGTACCAACAGATCATCAGATCAACCAACCCACTTTGCACTTGCTCACACGATCGCTACGACGAACACGTCATCGCGAGGGAAGAAATGGGCTCGTGCGTCTCGCGCTCGCCGGCGTCGACGTCGGCGCCGGGGTCAGGGCGGGCAGTGGCCACCAAGACGGCGAAGGTGGTGGACGTAGACGGCTCCATGGCGCAGTTCACGGCGCCCATCACGGCGGGCGAGGTCCTAGGTAGCGTCCAAGAGCGCCGCCCAGGCGCGTCGGTCTTCCTGTGCAGCTCCGACGAGCTCCGCTTCGACGTGCCCGCCCGCGCGCTTGCGGCCGAGGAGGCGCTCCAGCCCGGGTGGCTCTACTTCGTGCTGCCCGTGTCCACGCTCCGCCGCTCACTCTCCGGGCCGGAGATGGCCGCGCTCGCCGCCAGAGCGAGCTCGGCGCTGGCCGTCGCCAGCGGCGTTGCGTCACCCCCGCGGCGCAAGAACGGGGCCCGGGTGCCCGGCGGCAACAGCAAGCGACGGAAGGCGGCGGCTCGTGTGGCGCCGCTCGTTGTCGCTGACGAGATCGACGGACGGGACGGTGGATCGGACCGTCACCATGCGTACGGCAAACACGGCGGCGATGAGCCAGCCGGGAAGGCGAGGAAGGGAACTGGCTGGAGTGGAAGCCGCAGCAgcactcgccgtcgtcgccgtgcATCTGTCACCCCAACGCTGAGCTCCATTTTGGAGGCCGATGACTTCTGAGCAACCCGGTGTCGATTCAACGGTTCGATTCTTGGGAGTGGTTAGCAAATTTTTTTGTTATCATGGATTAGTTTAGTTGATTGATTGAGTTATTAATTAGTCCAATACGTTGTGTTGGTCGACCGGTGTATATACTGCATACGAGTTATATGTACAGCATGCTTGATCCTTCGATGTGCACGTGTTCAATCTGTATTGTGAAAACTCATATATACAGATACTGACCCTAAATATAAGTTTGAACCTACATGAAAGTACTACAATTTTGAACCTATTCCCCTCCATTCGTAAATATAGGTTTTTGTAGAGTTATATTTACAAACAGAGGGAGTAGCATTCCGTTTAGATATCTGAATGCTGCATTGACGCTTAGCTTTTTGTTTGCTCCAATGTTAAACAATCTTCTGTCTTCAGTTCAGCTTTGATTGCCCGAACCTTCGATGTAATTAAGCATATTTTTGCATGTAATGATTTTGTGAGGTGATGTGGAATGTATGAAAAAATGATACAAATTTGGATCATAATGTTTGATGGTTTGAATTTAAAATATTATTGAATTGTAGACTGTGATAAAATTTACATGTACAAATTATTGTGGTGCTAAAACTTGGCAAATGCTATAGTATATGACCGTGTGCATCACCTGATGCAAAGGCCGATAGTCTTTCCCTCTTTTCAGAAAAGAGAGAAAAGTAGACAAACATAATTGCGGGGAGATTACATGGGAGATGGTTGAAGTGCACACAAAATAACATGATCcccaagagcaactctagcaaatcCTCAATGCCTACATCCCAAGAGACACTTATTGCAGATCCCCAAAAAACATTCTAGGTATTGGGAGGTTGTGACTCACCCCTAAACCTGGGCATAGTCCGGGTCGGGCCGGGTTTCGGGACGGGCTTTAAAAAGACCGAACGAGAAAACTCAGGCCTGAGCCCGACCCGGTCCGACCATCGGGCCTAACAAATCGGGCCCGAACCCGGCCCGAACATGCAAAGTCCGGTAAAGCCCGACAGACCCGACCCGATCTAGGCTTAA
This region includes:
- the LOC123397594 gene encoding uncharacterized protein LOC123397594, whose protein sequence is MGSCVSRSPASTSAPGSGRAVATKTAKVVDVDGSMAQFTAPITAGEVLGSVQERRPGASVFLCSSDELRFDVPARALAAEEALQPGWLYFVLPVSTLRRSLSGPEMAALAARASSALAVASGVASPPRRKNGARVPGGNSKRRKAAARVAPLVVADEIDGRDGGSDRHHAYGKHGGDEPAGKARKGTGWSGSRSSTRRRRRASVTPTLSSILEADDF